A single Sutterella megalosphaeroides DNA region contains:
- a CDS encoding heme lyase CcmF/NrfE family subunit gives MTAEIGHYALILSLVVAAVGGILPLLGAALDIRSWMRTGSAAALTLLVTATVTIGTLTYAFATSDFSILNVARNSNENLPWFYKFAAVWGSHEGSVLFWVTTLCWWTFAVAVSARKLPEKVLARILGTLNLIVFGLYLFILTTSNPFLRLFPPAVSGQDLNPLLQDPGMIFHPPLLYLGYVGFAVPFAFAVAALMGGRLDVAWARWMRPWTTASWVLLTLGISLGSYWSYYELGWGGWWAWDPVENSSLMPWLTGTALMHSLAVTQKRGVFKIWTVFLAILTFSLSLLGTFLVRSGVLTSVHAFASDPERGLFILIFLVLVIGCSFLLFAWRGSSVGTTSTFGALSRESMLLGNNLILVVAMASVLLGTLYPLALDALGGGKISVGAPYFNAVFGAIMIPMAFLLAPGAMASWKNQDAKKLVREMLPAFVLSAVSAVAIPLLLGEFFWIEAVASFLTVWILAGVVTDVVKYARVARRQGRSGLSQGAGWWGMHLAHAGVALLIFGSATVSLYEVERNVTMYPNDVVEIRDTTFRYNGWSEYRGPNYQAAKGSLSILSNGEELMELNPEKRNYDSVSSMTMTEASIWHRPHEDVYVSLATPTPDGNGWVVRAYVKPFVLFIWIGTLFMALGGSVALFDRRKA, from the coding sequence GTGACTGCTGAGATCGGGCACTACGCCCTTATCCTCTCGCTCGTCGTGGCGGCCGTGGGCGGCATTCTGCCGCTTTTGGGCGCCGCGCTCGACATCCGTTCGTGGATGCGTACGGGATCGGCCGCCGCGCTGACACTTCTCGTCACCGCCACGGTTACGATCGGCACGCTTACCTACGCCTTCGCTACGAGCGACTTCTCGATCCTGAACGTCGCCCGCAACTCGAACGAAAACCTCCCTTGGTTCTATAAGTTCGCCGCCGTCTGGGGCTCCCACGAAGGGTCCGTCCTCTTCTGGGTGACGACGCTTTGCTGGTGGACCTTCGCCGTGGCAGTCTCCGCCCGAAAGCTCCCCGAAAAGGTGCTCGCCCGAATTCTCGGGACCCTCAACCTGATCGTTTTCGGCCTCTACCTCTTCATCCTCACGACCTCGAACCCGTTCCTGCGTCTTTTCCCGCCCGCCGTGTCGGGTCAGGACTTGAATCCGCTTCTGCAGGACCCGGGGATGATTTTCCATCCGCCGCTTCTCTACCTCGGGTACGTGGGTTTTGCGGTTCCTTTCGCCTTTGCCGTTGCGGCTCTGATGGGCGGGCGCCTTGACGTTGCCTGGGCCCGTTGGATGCGTCCCTGGACGACCGCCTCGTGGGTGCTCCTTACGCTCGGGATTTCGCTCGGGTCCTATTGGAGCTACTACGAACTCGGCTGGGGCGGCTGGTGGGCCTGGGACCCGGTTGAAAACTCGTCCCTCATGCCGTGGCTCACGGGTACCGCGCTCATGCACAGTCTTGCGGTCACGCAAAAGCGCGGCGTCTTCAAGATTTGGACGGTGTTCCTCGCGATCCTCACGTTCTCGCTTTCGCTTCTCGGTACCTTCCTCGTGCGCTCGGGCGTTCTCACCTCGGTGCACGCGTTTGCGTCCGATCCGGAACGCGGTCTTTTCATTCTTATCTTCCTCGTCCTCGTGATCGGGTGCTCGTTCCTCCTCTTTGCCTGGCGCGGAAGTTCCGTGGGCACGACCTCAACCTTCGGGGCGCTTTCGCGCGAGTCGATGCTGCTTGGCAACAACCTCATTCTCGTCGTTGCGATGGCGAGCGTCCTTCTCGGTACGCTCTATCCTCTGGCGCTTGACGCCCTCGGCGGCGGGAAGATTTCCGTCGGGGCCCCGTACTTCAACGCCGTCTTCGGCGCGATCATGATCCCGATGGCGTTCCTCCTCGCGCCGGGTGCGATGGCTTCCTGGAAGAACCAGGATGCCAAAAAGCTCGTTCGCGAGATGCTCCCCGCATTCGTCCTCTCGGCGGTCTCCGCTGTGGCGATCCCGCTCCTTTTGGGCGAATTCTTCTGGATCGAAGCCGTGGCCTCTTTCCTCACCGTCTGGATCCTTGCGGGCGTCGTGACCGACGTCGTCAAGTATGCGCGCGTGGCGCGCCGTCAGGGGCGCTCGGGCCTCTCGCAGGGCGCGGGCTGGTGGGGCATGCACCTCGCACACGCGGGCGTGGCGCTTCTCATCTTCGGCTCGGCTACCGTGTCCCTCTATGAAGTGGAGCGCAACGTCACCATGTACCCGAACGACGTCGTTGAGATTCGCGACACCACGTTCCGCTACAACGGTTGGTCCGAATACCGCGGTCCCAACTACCAGGCGGCGAAGGGGTCGCTCTCCATCCTTTCGAACGGCGAAGAGCTCATGGAACTCAACCCCGAGAAGCGCAACTACGACTCCGTTTCTTCGATGACGATGACGGAAGCTTCCATCTGGCACCGTCCTCACGAAGATGTCTACGTGTCGCTCGCGACCCCGACCCCGGACGGGAACGGCTGGGTGGTGCGTGCCTACGTGAAGCCCTTCGTCCTCTTCATCTGGATCGGGACGCTATTCATGGCCCTGGGCGGCTCGGTCGCTCTCTTTGACCGCCGCAAGGCTTGA
- a CDS encoding peptidylprolyl isomerase produces the protein MIKTSIAAALALALAAGSAMAEFKDFTVNGELVTKAQQEQVAADALANNPNPHGMMMNAELEDQVKQMIIEYKVMARYAKQQGIDKQDAVKQEISTMTDMILMKHAVNDYLKANPVEEKAIKAEYEKEAKRWGPKEVRIRHIMVKDEATAKDIIDQINKGASFAKLAAEKTLDTQSKDVGGILDWTSPSVYTGNLGDTIVTLKKGEMAKTPVQSPAGWHVVKVEDIRDSQLFPKYEARKEELRHILMQRKVQAFIHDKVLGADVKDAAAK, from the coding sequence ATGATCAAGACCTCGATTGCCGCCGCGCTCGCCCTTGCTCTCGCCGCCGGCTCCGCCATGGCCGAATTCAAGGACTTCACGGTGAACGGCGAACTCGTCACCAAAGCTCAGCAGGAACAGGTCGCCGCCGACGCGCTTGCCAACAACCCGAATCCCCATGGCATGATGATGAATGCCGAACTCGAGGATCAGGTCAAGCAGATGATCATCGAATACAAGGTCATGGCTCGTTATGCCAAGCAGCAGGGCATCGACAAGCAGGACGCCGTCAAGCAGGAAATCTCCACGATGACGGACATGATCCTCATGAAGCACGCCGTCAACGACTACTTGAAGGCCAACCCCGTTGAAGAAAAGGCGATCAAGGCCGAGTACGAAAAGGAAGCGAAGCGCTGGGGTCCGAAGGAAGTTCGTATCCGCCACATCATGGTGAAGGATGAAGCGACCGCCAAGGACATCATCGACCAGATCAACAAGGGTGCTTCCTTCGCGAAGCTCGCCGCCGAAAAGACGCTTGACACGCAGAGCAAGGACGTGGGTGGCATTCTCGACTGGACCTCGCCCTCCGTCTACACGGGCAACCTCGGCGACACGATCGTGACCCTCAAGAAGGGTGAAATGGCCAAGACCCCGGTTCAGTCGCCCGCCGGCTGGCATGTCGTGAAGGTTGAAGACATCCGTGATTCGCAGCTCTTCCCGAAGTACGAAGCCCGTAAGGAAGAACTCCGCCACATCCTCATGCAGCGCAAGGTTCAGGCCTTCATTCACGACAAGGTTCTCGGCGCCGACGTGAAGGACGCCGCGGCCAAGTAA